One region of Chaetodon auriga isolate fChaAug3 chromosome 5, fChaAug3.hap1, whole genome shotgun sequence genomic DNA includes:
- the LOC143321279 gene encoding C-X-C motif chemokine 10-like encodes MNSAVIAFLACLLVFYAQGQPANRSSKCKCLNGSIDRIPPQLIKAGPVIHPPSIFCQQVEIIITTTANKEKCVNPQSHLGKRILKSKNRYVKNSTVSTTTSSSTSVHSTSRL; translated from the exons ATGAATTCAGCTGTCATTGCCTTTCTCGCCTGCCTGCTTGTCTTCTATGCACAAG GCCAACCAGCCAACAGATCTAGCAAGTGCAAGTGTTTAAATGGTTCTATCGACCGGATTCCCCCACAGCTCATCAAGGCAGGGCCAGTCATACACCCACCCAGTATCTTCTGTCAGCAGGTGGAGATAAT tATTACAACGACAGCAAAtaaggaaaaatgtgtgaatccACAGTCACATCTCGGAAAACGCATTCTGAAAAGCAAGAACAG GTATGTGAAGAATAGCACTGTGAGCACGACGACTTCAAGCTCAACGAGTGTCCACAGCACATCCAGGCTGTAG
- the LOC143321331 gene encoding C-X-C motif chemokine 10-like produces the protein MNSAVIAFLACLLVFYAQGQPANRSSKCKCLNGSIDRIPPQLIKAGPVIHPPSIFCQQVEIIITTTANKEKCVNPQSHLGKRILKSKNRYVKNSTVSTTTSSSTSVHSTSRL, from the exons ATGAATTCAGCTGTCATTGCCTTTCTCGCCTGCCTGCTTGTCTTCTATGCACAAG GCCAACCAGCCAACAGATCTAGCAAGTGCAAGTGTTTAAATGGTTCTATCGACCGGATTCCCCCACAGCTCATCAAGGCAGGGCCAGTCATACACCCACCCAGTATCTTCTGTCAGCAGGTGGAGATAAT tATTACAACGACAGCAAATAAGGAAAAATGCGTGAATCCACAGTCACATCTCGGAAAACGCATTCTGAAAAGCAAGAACAG GTATGTGAAGAATAGCACTGTGAGCACGACGACTTCAAGCTCAACGAGTGTCCACAGCACATCCAGGCTGTAG
- the LOC143321323 gene encoding C-X-C motif chemokine 10-like produces MNSAVIASLACLLVFYAQGQPANRSSKCKCLNGSIDRIPPQLIKAGPVIHPPSIFCQQVEIIITTTANKEKCVNPQSHLGKRILKSKNRYVKNSTVSTTTSSSTSVHSTSRL; encoded by the exons ATGAATTCAGCTGTCATTGCCTCTCTCGCCTGCCTGCTTGTCTTCTATGCACAAG GCCAACCAGCCAACAGATCTAGCAAGTGCAAGTGTTTAAATGGTTCTATCGACCGGATTCCCCCACAGCTCATCAAGGCAGGGCCAGTCATACACCCACCCAGTATCTTCTGTCAGCAGGTGGAGATAAT tATTACAACGACAGCAAAtaaggaaaaatgtgtgaatccACAGTCACATCTCGGAAAACGCATTCTGAAAAGCAAGAACAG GTATGTGAAGAATAGCACTGTGAGCACGACGACTTCAAGCTCAACGAGTGTCCACAGCACATCCAGGCTGTAG